The Salvelinus alpinus chromosome 22, SLU_Salpinus.1, whole genome shotgun sequence DNA window tcttcctctgtgtctgtaaatatctccctctctgtgtctgtctggttgGTCTCTGGGGAGGAGGCTTTCAAGTTTGTACGTCTGGACGGCTCTATAAGAAAGAAGAGAAAGGTACCCCAGAATGACCCACCCGTCAGCCTGTTGAACAAGCAGCTTTCATTAAAAACTGGAGGGAAGCTTGGCCTTACGCAACTTTGTGGCAacttacgcactaccctctgtagtgccttgcggtcggaggccgagctgtaaggcagtgatgcaaccagtcaggatgctctcgatggtgcagctgtcaaaacttttcaggatctgaggaaccatgccaaatcttttcagtctcctgagggggaataggttttgtcgtgccctcttcgcgactatcttggtgtgcttggaccatgttagtttgttggtgatgtggacaccaaggagcttgaagctctcaacctgcaccactacagccccgtcgatgagaatgggggtgtgttcggtcctccttttcctgtagtccacattcatctcctttgtcttgagtaTTCATCTAATTAAGTGTGTATGTGAACATGTTCCGGCTCGCCAGCCAATTATCATATTGATAAaaatccagtgtctgtgttatgacTAAAGTATGATGTTACACTCATTCTGTTTTTTTATGATTTCTAATTCTTAACCTTCTATAATATGCATTTAATTCTGTAACACAACCGTGTCAGTGAATCACAGGAAGATTTTGTCAGAGTTGTCAGATGTTCCAAGGCTGTGACAATTGGCTCACATCTATTCATGTCTTCAGCAAATTCTTGAACATTTCAATATTTTCCATCTTCTTTTGATCCTTTAGTGCACACAATCTCAGGAGGAGTTCAAGTTGGAAGATCTGAAGAAACTGGAAATCAGTATGTATACTAGGAAGAATATGATTTCGTCAACATCTGAATGCTTTATTCATCATTAGTTAAATGTTTTTGGCAATGTAATGTGTTAATTGTGCTTTTCTCTCAACAGTTATCAAGAGTATTTTGACGTATAACAAAGATTTTGCTTTTGATGTGCAGCCAGTGCCCTTGAGGTAAATGAAGATCGATGAACCATCACAATGCAGGCCACTTATTGTCGTACCCAATGTAAATACAGAGTTTTTTGTTTAAGTACACAATAATCAGAACAAATCAGAGCAAATTATGGAGTAAAGCAAACGGTATTACTAAAAATTCAACAATGGCTTCCCCATCTGAATGATCTAATCTCCTAACATCATGCTGAGCCTGTAAATATTCAACAAGTAATCTAATGAATGAAATCTTACATTCAGGAGAATCCTTGCCCCAGGGGAGGAGGAGAACTTGgaggtggaagaagaggaggatgctGCTACAGGAGCAGGCTCCCCAGAGTCCTTTCCCAACAGAGTACCAGGTAAGAACTCAACAAATACTGTGTTTTATTTGTAATCTATGGTGTATATAGAGCATTCATAACCATTGGTCTTTATTCTGAATCTGACTGTGTAATTTTGCCATTGTTATTTTTTTTGGCTTTGTGGCCCTGTTTTGAGTGCCAGTGTGTTATTATCAAAAACCCTATCCTACTACTACTAGATAGCTTTAGTTGTTGAATCTACTttacaatgtattttttttataagcATTCACCAAAACGTGTATGTCATCTTAGCCTTATCTGTTAGTCAGTCTACAACTTCTTCTGCTGCCTATTATTGTATAAGTAAAATACTGCTGACAGTAATGACTTGAACAAGGATCTGTAAGTATAGACACtggttacgtcccaaatgacacccgattccctatgcagtgcaatatgggccctggtcaaagtagtgcactatagtagTGAACTTGTcccccttgcccattttaaacatttattgtgtgatttttatttttgtattgcttgtaactgcttcggtaatgcaagttcttgtgctgttaggggaataacctatgtgtaaatgtaacaatctgctgctgtatttttttgttttgtgtagtttcttaatcattgtacataaactgtatgtgtaaacatgtatacgcagggcccagctgtaaaagagaccttggtctcagtctgtgttccttgttgaaatcaAGGTATAataatatagggagtagggttccatttgggacggtaCCATTATCTTGATTTCAGCTGCATTAGTTCTGGGAACGTGGGAATGTTTTCTGCAATTATTGTATCTTTAGAAAGTTACAGCTTTCATGTCTCCAACAGGTACATTGTTGCCACGGTTACCCTCAGAGCCCAGGATGTCGCTGCTCACAATAAAGATTGACAAGATTGGGCTGAAAGATGCTGGGCAATGCATTGATCCCTACATGACAGTTAGTGTGAAAGGtactaaatgtaggctacattgttTACATTGCTGAGATGAGTTGCTTACCTTCACATCTGAAATGGTAAGGTCTGAAACAGTGATAATCTagaaaaatgttaaaataattatCTCTGTTGAGTTGACACTTGACAGTACATTTTTATAAATATAATTTATTCCTGCAGAACAGCCCAAGTGAATCTGAACGTTTTGTTTCCCAACAGATTTGAGTGGCATTGATTTGAACCCAGTGCAAGACACACCTGTGGCAACCCGAAAGGAGGACACATACATTCACTTCAGCGTAGACATTGAGATCCAGAGACATATCGAGAGACTACCAAAAGGTAGTCAAACGTTCTATTTCTACTGAATTAGTAGTGGGGCCTCTATTTAGCCAGTATCATGTAATATTAAGCTAATACAGTGTCAGTTTATGTTCAAATCCTTGCAGAGGGATTGGGCAGACAATCGTTAATCCTGAATTTTGTTCATGTTCCGGGGCCAGCTATTTTCTTTGAGTTCAAGCATTATAAACCCAAGAAGGGGTTTACAAGCACAAAATGTTTTGCCTTCATGGAAATGGATGAGATCAAACCTGGTCCCATTGTGATCGAGTTGTGAGTGACACATTTTGTGTTTTCCAGATTAACTTTCTTTAAATGTACTCACTATTTTATTTTAAGATGGAAATAAATTAAATTTGATAACTATTTATTTTGAGAATCTCAGATTTTAGCTATTTTTtctggggggtggggggaggggggagggggtggggttCTGGTTCAGTCTGCCGTTTGAATATACTGTTTGAATTAATCACTTATTTATGCTATCGGATGGCAGGTACAAGAAGCCTACTGACTTCAAGAGGAAGAAGCTCCAGCTCCTGACCAAGAAGCCACTCTATCTCCACCTCCACCAGACGTTGCACAAAGATTAATAACAGAGGTCACAGAGTAGAGCACATCAAGAAAGCAGAAGCGCCACAGAATTCCACTGTAGTCATCAGACATCCAGCAAAGTTTGGTGTACCGACTCCCTATCCGCCTCCACTCACATCAACAATACTAAACCCAGCAGGCCCAAATGCCACAACCTCAACTCTGTGATAGGACGGCCCTGGATGACACATATTAACTACAGTGGTGACAACACACTACTGTATAATGCTGCTTCGTAACCAAGTGGGAGGTGGGAATTTACAagttgtgaagtcgtaaataccagttggatgcattcacgtGATTTGAACTTGTTGAGAAAAGATCAtttggctaatggccaacaagctgccTAAACCATAAACTAAAAGCTATCATGCTGGTAAACAAATGAGTGTTAAAAAACATATTAATAgattgctttttataaataatgttttgttgcatTTAATTGCAGAAAAATGCTGTTATCCAGGTCATTTCCTAAATGGTGACATCAaaggtcagcatgtgggagaagtgggagctcaggatgatgtatgagtttcccactagtaattaccagttggagggccTTTCAAATGGTAAATTCCCACTTGGTTACAAAACGCAGCATTTGACCCCTCTGGTGCCAATTAGCGATCactttttttctcctctctgcATGATGCTCAATGGAAAATAAAAGTTGAGTTAGCaattggtactgtatgtcaaaCAACCAGCCTCGTCTTTAGTCTTCCTCTGCCTTTCCCTTTGGAGATGAAAGAGGATCAACATGGTCATAGGTGCTCAAGCGGTCTATTGATGATGTCATATCCTGGTGCTGACACTGCCACATTGAAAATATACAACTGCCCTGTTCATTTACTTACATCCTTATCACTGATCTGGCGTTATTTAATAGGTAAAATTAATATATTGGGATATTTGCTTTAATCTATCACATTATATGTGTGATTACTTCAAGGATGGGAGGAAGGATGCATTTTTTTAGCATTCAAAAAGGATTCTGAGATGCTATGATGTCATCCTGTTATAAAGGGAGTTGAAAAGGATGCTGCATGTAACTGAAGTTGACTTTTACCTTTGTTTTGAATGCTGTTCCCATCAAGGCCACACTGGCTAACCACTATTAAAACATTGTCTCCtttttattaatatttttttttgtaatgGCACTAACTGAATAcacttatggtgctttcaagacaaccgggaactctgaaaaaaatttggtcaaatcatgacgtcagtgatcatCGGGTCgaaaagtcagagctctagaaaggtgccagagttcccgacttggaattccgagttggatgactttAAAAAAATTCtcccagtcggagcttgttttttttcagagttcccggttgtcttgaacacactgaagttggagatttctgagttcccagttgttttgaacacggcattaaGAGACACTAATCAGTGCATATTATTGTGTGTGCTGCACGACAGGGTTGACGATTGTCAATACAGTGTTGTGCTTTTGGTAACAGGTTGTGATAAAATGAACATTTATCATTGGACTGACAATTTACACTGCTTTCATTTTTAATAAACAAAATGCTGTTTGAATAGTGGTCCTTCCTTCTTTACACTTACTAAAGGAGCGAAACCTAACATGTCAAATTTTCACTGGGCTTGTTTGACATTGcaggtgactgctgactgatatACGACTCATTATTCGTAGATCAGTTAGTCATAATGAAACACATATTTCATTCTCACTAACATAGCCACTGCCGCGTAAGACTAGTGAAGGCTTTGCAGGAGTGCCCATAGTAATTACCAGAATTACCCACTTAAATCAGGAATGAACAGATGGGTATTACTGTAGCAGTTATTGTTAGCATATACAAAGAGAGCATATTCAAGTGTTGGGTGTTGACAGAAAATCCACTTAGTCATCATGATTAACCTTCAGTAACTCCATTTATGGTGTCACATACTGTAGAAATGTACAATGTCAATTCAGACCTGGAACAATGTGAAAAACGTGATGACAAACCCTGTTCAGTCTACCTGCActgttactgtagactagagcaggGTTTCGCAAACTCGGCCAATATGCCAATAATCACTCAAGTGTTTTGGTAGCGGTAAATATTGTCGGTGGGTACAAAGAAACGTTCTGGGACCTACAGAgagtaaaacatttctagccAAATCATGCAATGATATACATTTAATGCAAATAGTCTTTAGTCACGTGCaacatttttttgttattttctttttattgaaaataaatacagtggggagaacaagtatttgatacactgccgattttgcaggttttcctacttacaaagcatgtagaggtctgtcatttctatcataggtacacttcaactgtgagagacggaatctaaaacaaaaatccagaaaatcacattgtatgatttttaagtaattaatttgcattttattgcatgacataagtatttgatacatcagaaaagcagaacataatatttggtacagaaacctttgtttgcaattacagagatcatacgtttcctgtagttcttgaccaggtttgcacacactgcagcagggattttggtccactcctccatacagaccttctccggatgcttcaggtttcggggctgtcgctgggcaatacggactttcagctccctccaaagattttctattgggttcaggtctggagactggctaggccactccaggaccttgagatgcttcttacggagccactccttagttgccctggctgtgtgtttcgggtcgttgtcatgctggaagacccagccacgacccatcttcaatgctcttactgagggaaggaggttgttggccaagatctcgcgatacatggccccatccatcctcccctcaatacggtgcagtcgtcctgtcccctttgcagaaaagcatccccaaagaatgatgtttccacctccatgcttcacggttgggatggtgttcttggggttgtactcatccttcttcttcctccaaacacggcgagtggagtttagaccaaaaagctctatttctgtctcatcagaccacatgaccttctcccattcctcctctggatcatccagatggtcattggcaaacttcagacgggcctggacatgcgctggcttgagcagggggaccttgcgtgcactgcaggattttaatccatgactgcgtagtgtgttactaatggttttctttgagactgtggtcccagctctcttcaggtcattgaccaggttctGCCGTGtatttctgggctgatccctcaccttcctcatgatcattgatgccccacgaggtgagatcttgcatggagccccagaccgagggggattgaccgtcatcttgaacttccattttctaataattgcgccaacagttgttgccttctcaccaagctgcttgcctattgtcctgtagcccatcccagccttgtgcaggtctacaattttatccctgatgtccttacacagctctctggtcttgaccattgtggagaggttggagtctgtttgattgagtgtgtggacaggtgtcttttatacaggtaacgagttcaaacaggtgcagttaatacaggtaatgagtggagaacaggagggcttcttaaagaaaaactaacaggtctgtgagagccagaattcttactggttggtaggtgatcaaatacttatgtcatgcaataaaatgcaaattaattacttaaaaatcatacaatgtgattttctggatttttgttttagattccgtctttcacatttgaagtgtacctatgataaaaatgacagacctctacatgctttgtaagtaggaaaacctgcaaaatcggcagtgtatcaaatacttgttctccccactgtagataaaTGTGATGCATCCCTGATGTAACATaagaacaaaaaaagaaacaaatgTGAAGGTAATATGACAGGTGTTCAGTTAGTGGGTGATTACTGGCTTTTCACATGTAATACAGCTACCCATACAAAACAAAATGCACTGTCAGACATTTCCTTTCAAACTAAAATGGATCACAAAAGTTGTTATATGCTTCATATGAACAATAGATAACTGCAGTACCTTTTACCAGTTTTATTAATAAAATATCCTAAGAACAGCAAATACATCTTTGACTTTCAACTTACACAACTTTCCTTTTCAGTTCATTCTGAAGAGAGTTTGGGGAAGAGTTAAGATAATATGGTACTTCTGAAATGATCGATCAAGCAACCCAAAAGCTTGGGGTCCATTTATTTTGAATAATTTCCACAGGAAACCATGATAACATTGTGAAATTAATACAAAATCAACATAATACCCTTTCAGAAACTTAAAATCCTCAGTCATACAATAGAAATGTTATTGCACAATAGGACTTGCAGAGTAACAAGCCTCAGTTCTACTCCTCTTCCATTATTACATTTCAGACACGAAACATAAGACATTGATTTTCTGATGCTTTAATAGGAACACTAACTTTTTAGATACTTCTGTTGTTTGCAAGTATATCATATGATATTTATTTTCAGCCTATTAAAAACAAAAAGGAAAAAATAAAGAGATGAATCGTGGTTGATTAAATGTAGCCAGGTCGTTAACGGTTGGTAGGTGTCTAAGGCTCTGCCATGGCAGAGCTGACTGAGTCCTGGGGGGCAGCTGTTGCCTGCTGGGAGCTGTAGTCTTGCCCCTGGCCCTGGGGGCCAGCGCCGGGCTGGGGGCCCACTGAAGAGTCATGGCCATGTGGGACCTGTGGCTGCACAGGGAAGTCTTTGGGGCCGACATGAGGAGGGAATGGGGCCACCCCAGGGGGCAGGTGTCGGAGTGGGATGAAGTGATCAAGTGGTCCATAGTGCACGTAGGTATGTGGGGGTCCTATGGGTCGGGCCATAGGAGGGTAGAAGGAAAAATGAACATACAAATATAACACTGTAGTACCAACATAACAATAGCATTGCTAACCACAACTGAAATACTAATAGCAAAGACTCAACTTGAGATAAAAGCTGGCGGCCAGAATTCACCACCTACCGAATGGAGGAGGCACCGGTCCATAGTGAGAAGGTGGAGGAAGGTACCGGTTGTGTGGGGAAGAGGGACCGTAAGCACCAGGAGGTTGAGGTCGATGTCCGGGTGGTATCATTGGACCAGGCGGGTGTCTGTTAGGCGGTGGGGGTCCAGGAGGCATCATGCCTGAGTGTCCGTTGTCTGGTGGGGGAGGAGGGATGTGGTGGGGTCCGGGAAGAGGACGGTGGCAGAGTCCGGAGGGATGGCTGATGACTGGTCTGAGGCTTGAGTCGAGGGGGGAGCTGATGGGAGAGACCAGCAGGGAGCCAGGACCCTGAGGTCGAGAGTTCTGGAGGAacacaaaaaaatattaaaacaaaGAATAGCAATAGGTCCATTGTGCTTGTAGCCCTGCTGCTGGCACCAACAATGAGAGACCCTTTCATCTGATTCAAACAGTTTCGTTAGGTTAGAACAAAACAGACAATTATGCACTGGTGAGAAAGACAACAATATCCCACAATAATAAGTCAAGTTACACAGTCCCACAAGAATCACACGACCAAGTTCCACACACTGATTCAGAATCAGGACCGTTTCCACAAAGCATTAACCTCAAACACACACTAGCTTTAAATGATAACACATTTAAGATATCCATCATGTAGTTGTGCTGAAGTTATGGCTTTGTAGAACAGTGTCACCAATTCATTCAACGGGTGTCAGAGGGAGGGTGTTGTAATATAGGGAAAATATAAAAGGAGCTTACAGACGGGCCACGGGAAGCGGCAAAGGTCTTCAGACTTCAATGGGAGTAGGGCGGCAAAACGCAAGCAGTTTCGCAAGTGGCGTCATTCGTGGCGCTGGCTCTACGCTCAAGGCTTCAAAATATGCATGGTTGACCAATGAGCAGAGTTCTTCtcgccaaccaaccaaccaaccaaccaatgttTTAATCACAACCGCCGAGCTGACAACAACCGGGACCGCTGGCATCTACACACGGTAGGCAGAAATGTTCAGTTTACCGCAGCCCGTCTGTAAGCGCCTTAAAACAAGCAACCACGCATGTCTGAATCCAGCCAGCAATGTTAAGTCTGACAACCCTGTGACGCCACTACCCAGCTGACTGCCACTCCAGCCACTGATCCACGGCTGGGGTaagcatgctcacacacacatccgCATCCCTGCCACCGCTGCCTCGAACATAATACTCACTGCCTCTGGGTTCTCTGTGGAGGCCTGGGCCTCAGCCTGTGACTCTAGTGAAGCGGTCTGTTTAGTGCAAACACAcccacatgatggaggaacagggGGGAGAGATGCACATTGTCTCAAATTGACTGAAACTTACCGAGCTGCCCAGATTGCTTGGTGAGGATGTACGTGGGGCCATGGTGTCTGTGGAGGAACAAAGGGAAGAATGATTAGAGGAGATATAGGATAAGGGCTCGATTAGGGAATAATACCACATCAACCCTCATTGACAAAAAATACAATCCCTACCAGGTCTAGCAGCCACTGGGTGTTTGTGATACGGAGAGTAATGGCGGCCGTGAGGGTCAAAGTGAGGTCGTGGTCCTGTTGGACAATAAATACACGGTGATACATCAACGTAAAACACTGCAATATTCTCAAATCTTCTAGAATGCTAACCTTGGCTCTCCTGGTTGTCATTAGGCACCTGACTCTAGACCACGTTACTGGTTCCTGCTACCATCTATTTATAGCAAAGTCTGGTCTATTTGCAGTCCGAGGAAAATGTTTGGTCATGTCATGGTAGGATATTATTCTTCCAGAACTAGAAGTACCAGTATCagaatatttgagattcttcaaagaagccaccctttgatgacagctttgcacacttttggcattctctcaaccagcttcatgaggtagtcacctggaatgcatttcaattaacaggtgtgccttgttaaaagttaaatttgtggaatttctttgcttcttaatgtgtttgagccaatcagttgtgttgtgacaaggtaggggtggtataaagaagatggtcttttaccaaatagggctaagtccatattatggcaagaacagctcaaagaagcaaaaagaaacgacagtccattactttaagacacgaagatcagtcaatctggaaaatttcaagaacttttaaagtttctctaagtgcagtcgcaaaaaccatcaggctCTCATGAGAAACGCCACAGgaaagaccaagagttacctctgctgcagaggataagttcattagagttaccagcccaaataaatgcttcagatttcaagtaacagacacatctcaacattaactgttcagaggagaccacgtgaatcaggccttcatggttgaattgctgcaaagaaaccactactaaaaggacccccataagaagagacttgcttgggccaataaacaAGAGCAATGGAGATGAGACTgacggaaatctgtcctttggtctgaagagtacaaatttgagagttttggttccaaccttcGTGTCTTTctaagacgcagagtaggtgaacgaatgatctccatatgtgtggttcccaccgtggagcatggaggtggtgtggtgtgatggtgctttg harbors:
- the LOC139549357 gene encoding axin interactor, dorsalization-associated protein — protein: MSLLTIKIDKIGLKDAGQCIDPYMTVSVKDLSGIDLNPVQDTPVATRKEDTYIHFSVDIEIQRHIERLPKAIFFEFKHYKPKKGFTSTKCFAFMEMDEIKPGPIVIELYKKPTDFKRKKLQLLTKKPLYLHLHQTLHKD